Proteins from one Brockia lithotrophica genomic window:
- a CDS encoding Membrane component of multidrug resistance system, giving the protein MTAMQEAFERPRDLPASPMKIMFVFLLGAFFEFLNQTLLNIALPHIMQDFDISASTAQWLVTSYLLVNGVLVPISAFLMHTYSTRTLFLTAMGAYFLGSLVAGFSPTFHVLLAGRILQAVGAGLMMPLMMAVFLTIFPPEQRGKAMGVMGLALILAPALGPTLSGWIVEYAHWRMLFFLFLPFILVDIFLAALWLGPIIPVTRPKWDPLGAFFAIVGFGSLLYGTSEAGTKGWGDAEVLATIVLGGIFVGFFVLRSLTQDTPLLEFRVFRYPVFTLGLLIGSLATFAMYSAMVLLPIYLQTIRGFTPLEAGLLLLPGSLVMGLLSPVAGALFDRFGPRPLAFFGFLITLVTTYAFSHLTLETTYEELIWLYTLRGIGLGFYMMPLMAVGMNYLPQSLQSHGTAMQNTIRMVAGSVGTSFLVTVMSQATNTHLGTSVDAFSGPARSEIFAQVVHGMANLGVPVPLAQNVLGLQVLGTVQKAAFVAGINDAFRISFWILFVPLFLTFFLPRRARPEVPPAELSP; this is encoded by the coding sequence GTGACAGCGATGCAGGAGGCCTTTGAGCGCCCGCGGGATCTTCCGGCTTCTCCGATGAAGATCATGTTCGTGTTCCTCCTCGGGGCGTTTTTCGAGTTTCTCAATCAGACGCTCCTGAACATCGCTCTTCCCCACATCATGCAGGACTTCGACATCTCCGCTTCGACTGCCCAGTGGCTCGTGACCTCCTACCTCCTCGTAAACGGCGTCCTCGTGCCGATCAGCGCCTTTCTCATGCACACGTACTCGACGCGCACGCTCTTCCTCACGGCGATGGGGGCCTACTTCCTCGGCTCCCTCGTCGCCGGATTTTCCCCGACCTTCCACGTGCTCCTCGCGGGACGCATCCTTCAGGCGGTGGGCGCCGGCCTCATGATGCCCCTCATGATGGCCGTCTTTCTCACGATCTTCCCGCCCGAGCAGCGCGGGAAGGCGATGGGCGTCATGGGTCTCGCCCTCATCCTCGCCCCTGCCCTGGGGCCCACGCTCTCCGGCTGGATCGTCGAGTACGCCCACTGGCGGATGCTCTTTTTCCTCTTTCTGCCCTTCATCCTCGTCGACATCTTTCTTGCGGCGCTGTGGCTCGGCCCCATCATCCCCGTCACGCGCCCCAAGTGGGATCCGCTCGGCGCGTTTTTCGCCATCGTGGGGTTCGGCTCCCTTCTCTACGGGACGAGCGAGGCGGGCACAAAGGGGTGGGGAGATGCGGAGGTCCTCGCCACCATCGTCCTCGGGGGAATCTTCGTGGGGTTCTTCGTCCTCCGTTCCCTCACGCAGGACACCCCGCTTCTCGAGTTCCGCGTCTTCCGCTATCCCGTGTTCACCCTCGGGCTTCTCATCGGCTCGTTGGCCACCTTTGCCATGTATTCGGCAATGGTGCTCTTGCCCATCTACCTCCAGACGATCCGCGGTTTCACGCCCCTGGAAGCGGGGCTCCTCCTCCTTCCGGGTTCGCTCGTCATGGGGCTCCTTTCTCCCGTCGCCGGAGCACTCTTCGATCGCTTTGGACCGCGCCCCCTCGCCTTCTTCGGGTTTCTCATCACCCTCGTCACGACGTACGCCTTTTCCCACCTCACCTTGGAGACGACGTACGAAGAGCTCATCTGGCTTTACACCCTCCGGGGGATCGGATTGGGGTTTTACATGATGCCGCTCATGGCCGTGGGGATGAACTACCTCCCGCAGTCCCTCCAGAGCCACGGTACGGCGATGCAAAACACGATCCGCATGGTCGCGGGTTCCGTAGGGACGTCCTTTCTTGTCACGGTGATGTCCCAGGCGACCAATACCCATCTCGGCACCTCCGTAGACGCGTTTTCCGGTCCCGCGCGTTCGGAAATCTTCGCCCAGGTCGTCCACGGGATGGCGAACTTGGGGGTGCCCGTACCGCTCGCGCAAAACGTGCTGGGTCTTCAGGTCCTCGGCACGGTGCAAAAGGCGGCCTTCGTCGCCGGAATCAACGACGCCTTTCGCATTTCCTTTTGGATCCTCTTCGTGCCGCTCTTCCTCACGTTCTTCCTCCCGCGCCGCGCGCGCCCGGAGGTTCCGCCCGCGGAGCTTTCCCCGTGA
- a CDS encoding Multidrug resistance protein [function not yet clear], giving the protein MSKSGAKVAWTVAVLLTLAAAVIGAYYGIHLYQERSTYVQVNDAKVDGAKIAISAPQNGKLVEFTAEVGKAYKAGDVLGYVCVPQPVVGTGTAGTPGAAQSGVPEAGGAQTPAGTASGGAQSGAPQASEQAAGEALCVRVPVTMPQDGTIVLRSQEEGSLVGAGTPLAYAFNLSKLYVRALVSEADYPDVAVGSDVDVWLTAYPGTKLQGKVVEKGLYTEGMFSLLPVLPGTGETSEKLPVRIELTSVPQDVQLVPGLSATVKIARSR; this is encoded by the coding sequence ATGTCGAAGTCGGGGGCGAAAGTGGCGTGGACGGTGGCGGTCCTTCTCACGCTTGCGGCGGCGGTGATCGGGGCGTACTACGGGATCCACCTGTACCAGGAGCGGAGTACCTACGTCCAGGTGAACGACGCCAAGGTGGACGGGGCGAAGATCGCGATTTCCGCGCCGCAAAACGGGAAACTCGTCGAGTTCACGGCAGAGGTGGGGAAGGCCTACAAGGCAGGCGACGTGCTCGGGTACGTGTGTGTTCCCCAACCGGTCGTCGGGACGGGAACGGCCGGAACTCCAGGTGCGGCCCAGTCTGGCGTGCCGGAGGCCGGAGGGGCACAGACCCCCGCGGGTACGGCTTCCGGCGGGGCGCAATCCGGCGCTCCTCAGGCTTCGGAGCAGGCTGCGGGCGAGGCTTTGTGCGTGCGCGTCCCCGTAACGATGCCCCAAGACGGAACGATCGTCCTACGCTCCCAAGAAGAGGGATCGCTCGTGGGAGCCGGGACGCCTCTCGCCTACGCCTTTAACCTCTCGAAGCTCTACGTGCGCGCCCTCGTATCCGAGGCGGATTACCCCGACGTGGCGGTAGGGAGCGACGTCGACGTCTGGCTCACGGCATACCCCGGCACGAAGCTCCAGGGGAAGGTCGTGGAGAAGGGCCTGTACACGGAAGGAATGTTTTCCCTCCTTCCCGTGCTTCCCGGGACCGGCGAGACGTCGGAAAAGCTTCCCGTACGGATCGAGCTCACTTCGGTGCCCCAGGACGTGCAGCTCGTCCCCGGGCTTTCGGCGACGGTGAAGATCGCGCGCAGCCGCTGA
- a CDS encoding Transcriptional regulator, MarR family — MVDRRRQEHLAEFYHLLRKVGHRVKQEVAREVQEVSFAELALLRYVLEHGPVSVGSLAQGFSVSKSFVTATAEGLVRRGYVEKEVDPGDRRVVRLRATPEGESFYRDTERRIAARFAEILEKMGEDLLENCVRGLRVLDEALGPGTSDAERGF, encoded by the coding sequence GTGGTGGACAGGCGGAGGCAAGAGCACCTGGCAGAGTTCTACCACCTGCTCCGCAAAGTCGGGCACCGGGTCAAGCAGGAAGTGGCCCGCGAAGTCCAGGAGGTATCGTTTGCCGAGCTAGCCCTTCTCCGGTACGTGCTGGAGCACGGGCCGGTTTCCGTGGGGAGTCTGGCTCAGGGGTTTTCCGTGAGCAAGAGTTTCGTCACGGCTACGGCGGAAGGGCTCGTGCGTAGGGGGTACGTAGAAAAGGAGGTCGATCCGGGCGACCGCCGCGTCGTCCGCCTTCGGGCGACGCCGGAAGGGGAGAGCTTCTACCGGGACACCGAACGGCGGATTGCCGCGCGCTTCGCGGAGATTTTGGAAAAGATGGGAGAGGACCTCCTCGAAAACTGCGTCCGCGGTCTCAGGGTTCTCGACGAAGCCCTGGGGCCGGGCACTTCGGACGCGGAGCGCGGGTTTTGA
- a CDS encoding Glycyl-tRNA synthetase beta chain — protein MGRTFLLEIGVEELPARLIDATREELLRRILAYLDEVHLPYGEARAYSTPRRLAVQVTDVSEFSLPREEVLRGPRREAALAQDGSWSEAARKFAASRGIAPEDLYIAEQGGAAYVFGVRREAGRPAQELLAAVGEVVLGLPFPRAMRWTETPIRFLRPIRWVVALYGTEVLPLCLGPICAGRTTRGHRVLGGEGEIPAADAYADVLRELFVLADPRERREAVEGEIARALRTLAEAVGAEQAADVVRDPDLLAEVTNLVEWPSALVGRFDPSFLAVPDVVLETTMREHVRVFAVRTSGSRLAPYFIAVRNGAGRGEDVVRRGFERVIRARLSDARFFYESDLRRPPEAYLPHLEGIVFHERLGSVGDKVRRLVRLAEGLAASLGFSPEGAAVLRRAASLAKFDLATQLVNEYPELEGRMGEIYARHHGEPEEVARAIFEHRLPRGAEDELPATPAGRWLAVFDRLDTLVGFFSVGIVPRGSEDPFALRRAANGVVQILRRIGREGQPVPGLYVLLRSAASAYAAFGHTVTDAVLDEVYGFLAQRVRAALEEEGLPYDVVQASLEADAGEGGLLVHEVEERAHLLARFKGEEDAKWTIEQWVRTTRMARKGREEGHLAGSPQPDPSLFRQEAEADLYARWQDLREGWESRGWEDRLARLRGLAEAIDRFFADVLVMDPDAALRRNRLALVAGVADLIRRFADPERLVVGG, from the coding sequence GTGGGCAGGACCTTTCTTCTGGAGATCGGTGTAGAGGAACTTCCCGCTCGCCTGATCGACGCCACGCGCGAAGAACTCCTCAGGCGCATCCTCGCGTACCTCGACGAAGTGCACCTGCCGTACGGTGAAGCGCGGGCGTACTCGACCCCCCGCCGCCTCGCCGTACAGGTGACGGACGTGTCCGAATTTTCTCTGCCGCGCGAGGAGGTGCTCCGCGGACCGCGGCGGGAGGCGGCGCTCGCCCAAGACGGGTCTTGGAGCGAGGCGGCGCGCAAGTTTGCCGCCTCCCGCGGCATCGCTCCGGAAGACCTGTACATCGCCGAACAGGGAGGGGCGGCCTACGTCTTCGGCGTGCGTCGGGAAGCCGGGCGCCCGGCCCAGGAGCTCCTCGCCGCCGTAGGCGAGGTCGTCCTCGGCCTTCCCTTCCCCAGGGCGATGCGTTGGACGGAAACGCCCATTCGTTTTCTCCGCCCGATCCGCTGGGTCGTCGCCCTCTACGGCACGGAGGTGCTACCTCTGTGCCTCGGACCCATCTGCGCGGGTCGGACGACCCGGGGGCACCGCGTCCTCGGTGGGGAGGGGGAGATTCCCGCGGCGGACGCCTACGCGGACGTCCTCCGGGAGCTCTTCGTTCTCGCCGATCCCCGCGAACGACGGGAGGCGGTGGAAGGCGAAATCGCCCGCGCCCTCCGTACCCTTGCGGAAGCCGTCGGGGCGGAGCAGGCGGCGGACGTCGTCCGCGATCCCGACCTCCTCGCGGAAGTGACGAATCTCGTGGAGTGGCCTTCGGCCCTCGTCGGGCGATTCGACCCTTCTTTTCTCGCCGTTCCCGACGTCGTCCTCGAGACGACGATGCGCGAGCACGTGCGCGTCTTCGCCGTGCGCACCTCAGGCAGCCGCCTCGCCCCGTACTTCATCGCCGTGCGCAACGGTGCCGGCCGCGGGGAGGACGTCGTGCGTCGGGGGTTTGAACGTGTGATCCGCGCGCGCCTTTCGGACGCCCGCTTTTTCTACGAAAGCGACCTCAGGCGCCCGCCGGAGGCGTACCTTCCGCACCTTGAGGGCATCGTCTTTCACGAACGCCTCGGGAGCGTGGGAGACAAAGTACGCCGCCTCGTCCGCCTTGCGGAAGGGCTCGCCGCATCCCTCGGGTTTTCTCCCGAAGGGGCGGCCGTCCTGCGCCGGGCGGCGTCTCTGGCGAAGTTCGACCTCGCCACCCAGCTCGTAAACGAGTATCCGGAACTCGAAGGCCGGATGGGAGAAATTTACGCCCGCCACCACGGCGAACCGGAGGAGGTCGCGCGGGCGATTTTCGAGCACCGCCTCCCCCGGGGCGCGGAAGACGAACTCCCCGCGACACCCGCGGGCCGGTGGCTCGCCGTGTTCGACCGCCTGGATACGCTCGTGGGTTTCTTTTCCGTGGGGATCGTTCCCCGGGGTTCCGAAGACCCCTTTGCCCTTCGGAGGGCGGCAAACGGCGTCGTCCAGATCCTCCGGCGGATCGGGCGCGAAGGGCAGCCCGTTCCGGGGCTTTACGTCCTTCTCAGGTCCGCCGCCTCGGCGTATGCCGCCTTCGGCCATACGGTGACGGACGCGGTGCTCGACGAAGTCTACGGCTTTCTCGCGCAGCGCGTGCGCGCCGCCCTGGAAGAGGAGGGGCTTCCCTACGACGTCGTCCAGGCGTCCCTCGAGGCGGACGCCGGCGAAGGCGGTCTCCTCGTCCACGAGGTCGAGGAACGCGCGCACCTTCTCGCGCGCTTCAAGGGCGAAGAGGACGCCAAGTGGACGATCGAGCAGTGGGTGCGGACGACGCGCATGGCGCGTAAAGGTCGCGAGGAAGGGCACCTCGCGGGTTCGCCTCAACCCGATCCCTCCCTCTTCCGCCAGGAGGCGGAGGCGGATCTCTACGCCCGGTGGCAGGACCTGCGGGAAGGTTGGGAGTCCCGGGGCTGGGAAGACCGCCTTGCGCGCCTCCGCGGCCTCGCCGAAGCCATCGACCGGTTCTTCGCGGACGTCCTCGTCATGGACCCCGACGCCGCCCTCCGCCGCAACCGCCTCGCCCTCGTGGCCGGCGTGGCCGACCTCATTCGCCGCTTCGCCGACCCCGAGCGCCTCGTCGTCGGCGGGTGA
- a CDS encoding Glycyl-tRNA synthetase alpha chain, which yields MGPSFQEIVLALHRFWAGQGCLLVQPYDVEVGAGTMNPMTFLRVLGPEPWRVAYVEPSRRPADARYGENPNRLYQHHQYQVILKPAPEDVVDVYLDSLRALGLDLGEHDVRLVEDNWEAPTLGAWGLGWEIWLDGMEITQFTYFQQVGGLELNPIAVEITYGLERIAAYLQGKDDVFSVEYGAGVSYGEIFRTAEYEHSKYSFEVADVGLLGDLFAAYEREARRALAEGLVLPAYDYVLRMSHTFNVLDARGAVSVSERAGLIARVRRLANEVARAYVAQREALGYPLLRAEAKGA from the coding sequence ATGGGTCCTTCGTTTCAGGAAATCGTCCTCGCCTTGCACCGCTTTTGGGCCGGACAAGGGTGCCTCCTCGTCCAGCCCTACGACGTAGAGGTCGGGGCGGGGACGATGAACCCGATGACCTTTCTCCGCGTGCTCGGGCCGGAACCGTGGCGCGTGGCGTACGTGGAACCGTCCCGGCGCCCGGCAGATGCCCGCTACGGCGAAAACCCCAATCGCCTCTACCAGCACCACCAATACCAGGTGATCCTCAAACCTGCGCCGGAAGACGTCGTGGACGTCTACCTGGACAGCCTCCGCGCCCTCGGGCTCGACCTCGGTGAACACGACGTACGCCTCGTGGAGGACAACTGGGAGGCGCCGACGTTGGGCGCGTGGGGCCTCGGGTGGGAGATCTGGCTCGACGGCATGGAGATCACGCAGTTCACGTACTTCCAGCAGGTCGGCGGGCTCGAACTCAACCCGATTGCCGTGGAGATCACCTACGGGCTCGAGCGGATCGCCGCGTACCTGCAGGGCAAGGACGACGTGTTTTCCGTAGAATACGGCGCCGGCGTATCGTACGGCGAGATCTTCCGCACGGCGGAGTACGAACACTCGAAGTACTCCTTCGAGGTGGCGGACGTCGGACTTTTGGGCGACCTCTTTGCGGCGTACGAACGGGAGGCGCGGCGCGCACTGGCCGAGGGGCTCGTCCTGCCGGCGTACGACTACGTCCTCCGCATGTCCCACACCTTCAACGTGCTTGACGCGCGGGGAGCGGTTTCCGTGAGCGAACGGGCGGGGCTCATCGCACGCGTACGCCGCCTCGCCAACGAGGTGGCCCGCGCGTACGTGGCCCAAAGAGAAGCCCTCGGCTATCCGCTTCTCCGGGCGGAAGCGAAGGGCGCGTGA
- a CDS encoding DNA recombination and repair protein RecO — protein MKEGEQAIVLRVRAYGERDLLVVLFGEIEGRLPLVARGGRKLGSRVRAVLQPFRVVEVRYRKTREVGTVAQAELLERFPPLEEDPVRFAWAAYGAELLEHVGEDRDARSLYDVFLWYLRRLSGSDPPELVAAYLELATLRVQGLAPELHRCARCGRGDVPLVAFSPGAGGAVCADCVPRLTDAYSLSSAALYFLRAFVQLPPGRIGRLTAKPDTIGEVARHMDAFLAHHWPAPLYAKRVAREISRPLLAAGEEPGSETAKET, from the coding sequence ATGAAGGAGGGGGAGCAGGCCATCGTCCTCCGCGTTCGCGCGTACGGGGAGCGGGATCTCCTCGTCGTGCTCTTCGGCGAGATCGAAGGTCGTCTTCCGCTCGTCGCCCGCGGCGGGCGCAAGCTCGGGTCGCGGGTGCGTGCCGTCCTTCAGCCCTTTCGCGTCGTCGAGGTCCGCTACCGGAAGACGAGGGAAGTGGGTACGGTGGCGCAGGCAGAACTCCTCGAACGCTTTCCTCCCCTGGAGGAAGACCCGGTGCGCTTCGCGTGGGCGGCGTACGGCGCGGAACTCCTCGAGCACGTCGGCGAAGACCGGGACGCGCGGTCGCTGTACGACGTATTCCTGTGGTACTTGCGCCGTCTGTCGGGGAGCGATCCGCCCGAGCTGGTTGCGGCGTACCTCGAGCTTGCGACGCTGCGGGTTCAGGGGCTCGCACCGGAGCTCCACCGCTGCGCCCGCTGCGGCCGAGGGGACGTTCCCCTCGTCGCCTTTTCTCCCGGAGCCGGCGGGGCGGTGTGCGCCGACTGCGTCCCCCGCTTGACGGACGCCTATTCCCTCTCTTCGGCGGCCCTGTACTTTCTGCGCGCCTTCGTCCAACTTCCTCCGGGGCGCATCGGCCGCTTGACGGCGAAGCCGGACACGATAGGCGAGGTCGCCCGCCACATGGACGCCTTTTTGGCCCATCACTGGCCGGCTCCCCTTTACGCGAAGCGCGTGGCGCGGGAAATTTCCCGCCCGCTCCTTGCGGCGGGAGAGGAACCCGGAAGCGAGACGGCGAAAGAGACATAG
- a CDS encoding GTP-binding protein Era, producing MNAPETKRRSGFAAVVGRPNVGKSTLVNAVVGSKVAIVTPKPQTTRHNVRGVYTEARGQIVFVDTPGIHRPRSKLGEWMNESARRVLRDVDLVLFVIDAARGWTEGDARIAEELFPSAVPVIAVLNKIDALTNRALVLPLIERVKDAGEFREIVPVSALRGDGLDRLVDLIFAYLPEGPYFFPPDVLSDRPEAFHAAEIIREKILLFTEEEVPHAVDVQIESWEETEGLLSLAAVVTVEREGQKAILIGRGGSKLKEIGTAARRELEERFGRKVFLKLWVRVRERWRDRPTLLREFGYRDT from the coding sequence GTGAACGCCCCGGAGACGAAGCGGCGTTCCGGCTTTGCGGCCGTTGTCGGGCGCCCCAACGTGGGCAAGTCCACCCTCGTGAACGCCGTCGTAGGTTCGAAAGTCGCGATCGTCACGCCCAAACCTCAGACGACGCGCCACAACGTCCGCGGTGTCTACACGGAGGCGCGCGGGCAGATCGTCTTCGTGGATACGCCGGGGATTCACCGTCCCAGGAGCAAGCTCGGAGAGTGGATGAACGAAAGCGCGCGGCGCGTCCTGCGCGACGTCGACCTCGTCCTCTTCGTGATCGACGCCGCCCGGGGCTGGACGGAAGGCGACGCGCGCATCGCCGAGGAACTTTTTCCTTCGGCGGTTCCCGTCATCGCCGTCCTCAACAAGATCGACGCCCTCACCAACCGCGCCCTCGTCCTTCCGCTCATCGAGCGCGTGAAGGACGCCGGAGAGTTCCGCGAGATCGTACCCGTATCCGCCCTGCGCGGGGACGGGCTCGACCGTCTCGTGGACCTGATTTTCGCGTACCTGCCGGAGGGGCCGTACTTTTTCCCTCCCGACGTTTTGTCCGATCGCCCCGAAGCCTTTCACGCGGCGGAGATCATCCGCGAGAAGATCCTCCTCTTTACGGAAGAGGAGGTGCCGCACGCCGTAGACGTGCAGATCGAGAGCTGGGAAGAGACGGAAGGGCTTCTCTCCCTTGCGGCGGTCGTCACCGTCGAACGGGAGGGGCAAAAGGCGATTCTCATCGGCCGGGGCGGATCGAAGCTCAAGGAAATCGGCACGGCGGCGCGCCGCGAACTCGAGGAACGCTTCGGCAGAAAGGTCTTCCTCAAGCTTTGGGTGCGCGTGCGCGAGCGCTGGCGCGACCGCCCGACGCTCCTCCGCGAGTTCGGCTACCGCGACACATAG
- a CDS encoding Cytidine deaminase, producing MEQTTWEALSPEHREGLRRAVEARENAYVPYSRFAVGAAARTGSGAYVQGFNIENAAYPLSMCAERVALYRAYAEGERGFRALYVVADAPRPVPPCGACRQVMAELCPPTMPVILANLRGEVLLTTVEELLPFSFAPDDLLREEGESGPLGTGEGLWRAGEEGRA from the coding sequence GTGGAACAGACGACGTGGGAAGCGCTTTCGCCGGAACATCGCGAAGGGCTTCGCCGGGCCGTAGAGGCGCGCGAGAACGCCTACGTCCCGTACTCGCGCTTTGCCGTGGGTGCGGCCGCGCGCACGGGTTCCGGCGCGTACGTCCAGGGCTTCAACATCGAAAATGCGGCCTACCCCCTTTCCATGTGCGCAGAACGGGTCGCCCTGTATCGGGCGTATGCGGAGGGCGAACGCGGCTTTCGCGCGCTGTACGTCGTGGCCGACGCGCCGCGCCCCGTTCCGCCGTGCGGTGCCTGTCGGCAGGTGATGGCGGAGCTCTGTCCCCCTACGATGCCCGTGATCCTCGCCAACCTCCGCGGGGAGGTGCTCCTCACCACCGTCGAAGAACTTCTCCCCTTTTCCTTCGCCCCGGACGACCTCCTGCGGGAGGAAGGGGAGAGCGGACCTCTCGGAACCGGGGAAGGCCTGTGGCGCGCGGGAGAGGAGGGAAGGGCGTGA
- a CDS encoding Diacylglycerol kinase yields the protein MGEWRRIFRTIRFAGEGLGEAYRREANFRVHLWLAGYAVLAGWVGGLSREEWLWVLLAIGIVLGAELGNSAVERVVDLVTAEVHPLAKAAKDLSAAAVLLAASFALAVGVFVLLPPFAARAVELRDHVPTGALVLGSLVASGLALGLVLGRRARDRLPSAGRRPSAAASLSLLPGDFLALGADVFFALLYWRASFFLLPVVACVLPPLAYVFAFSGPRRPLHVFLWFAVWLGMGALGRM from the coding sequence GTGGGGGAGTGGCGGAGGATTTTCAGGACGATTCGCTTTGCGGGGGAAGGGCTCGGCGAGGCGTACCGCCGGGAAGCGAACTTTCGCGTGCACCTTTGGCTCGCCGGCTACGCCGTCCTCGCGGGGTGGGTCGGCGGGCTCTCGCGGGAGGAATGGCTCTGGGTCCTTCTGGCCATAGGGATCGTGTTGGGGGCGGAGCTCGGGAATTCCGCCGTCGAGCGCGTCGTAGACCTCGTCACGGCCGAAGTTCACCCCCTCGCCAAGGCGGCCAAGGACTTGTCCGCGGCGGCGGTGCTCCTCGCCGCTTCCTTCGCCCTCGCGGTCGGCGTCTTCGTCCTCCTCCCGCCGTTTGCCGCCCGCGCCGTAGAGCTCCGCGACCACGTGCCGACCGGTGCCCTCGTTCTGGGTTCGCTCGTCGCCTCGGGACTCGCCTTGGGACTCGTCTTGGGGCGGCGAGCGAGGGATCGCCTCCCTTCGGCCGGGCGGCGGCCCTCCGCCGCGGCTTCCCTTTCCCTCCTCCCGGGGGATTTCTTGGCCCTGGGCGCGGACGTCTTTTTCGCCCTGCTTTATTGGCGCGCTTCCTTTTTTCTCCTTCCTGTGGTAGCATGTGTTCTGCCTCCGCTTGCCTACGTGTTCGCCTTTTCCGGCCCTCGGCGTCCGCTCCACGTCTTTCTCTGGTTTGCCGTGTGGCTGGGCATGGGGGCTCTTGGGCGGATGTAG